From the genome of Candidatus Dormiibacterota bacterium, one region includes:
- a CDS encoding PfkB family carbohydrate kinase, with translation MGDSVSPILVVGSVALDTVHTPTESATDVLGGGASYFCLAGSIFAPIRLVAVVGDDFSPANRALLESRNIDLGGLEVLEGKTFRWTARYSGVRLEERETLDTQLNVFAGFHPVLPAAYRSSRVVFLSNIQPDLQLDVLDQVEKADFVACDTIKLWLDTARPGLERVFRRVDCVLVNDEEAVQFSGQRFLPAAARHILSYGPRVVIIKRGENGSLLFTRDRVFLAPAHPLETVRDPTGAGDAFAGGLLGAVARAGHHGDDVLRRGMLYGSVLGSLAVEDFSVLRIARANMPEIEGRLSTLVDMISLNGPRAQ, from the coding sequence GTGGGCGATTCCGTCAGTCCGATCCTCGTGGTCGGCTCGGTCGCGCTCGACACGGTGCACACCCCGACGGAAAGCGCCACCGATGTGCTCGGCGGCGGGGCCAGCTACTTCTGCCTCGCCGGGTCGATCTTCGCCCCGATCCGGCTGGTTGCCGTGGTCGGCGACGATTTCTCGCCGGCAAATCGCGCCCTCCTCGAATCGCGCAACATCGATCTGGGCGGTCTCGAGGTCCTCGAGGGCAAGACCTTCCGCTGGACGGCTCGCTACTCGGGCGTCCGGCTCGAGGAGCGCGAGACGCTGGATACCCAGCTCAACGTCTTTGCCGGGTTCCACCCGGTGCTGCCGGCCGCCTACCGCAGCTCGCGAGTCGTCTTCCTCTCCAACATTCAGCCGGACCTGCAGCTCGACGTCCTCGACCAGGTCGAGAAGGCGGATTTCGTCGCCTGCGACACGATCAAGCTCTGGCTCGACACCGCCCGGCCCGGCCTCGAGCGCGTGTTCCGGCGTGTCGATTGCGTGCTCGTCAACGACGAGGAGGCCGTCCAATTCTCGGGCCAGCGGTTCCTCCCCGCGGCCGCGCGCCACATCCTCTCTTACGGGCCGCGGGTCGTGATCATCAAGCGCGGCGAGAACGGCTCACTCCTCTTTACCCGGGATCGGGTTTTCCTGGCGCCGGCCCACCCCCTCGAGACCGTGCGCGATCCGACCGGTGCCGGCGACGCCTTCGCCGGTGGCCTGCTGGGCGCGGTCGCGCGCGCGGGTCATCACGGGGACGACGTTCTGCGGCGCGGCATGCTCTACGGCAGCGTGCTGGGTTCGCTGGCGGTGGAAGACTTCAGCGTGCTCCGTATCGCCAGGGCCAACATGCCCGAGATCGAGGGCCGGTTGAGTACGCTTGTGGACATGATTTCTCTCAACGGCCCTCGGGCCCAGTAG
- the ahcY gene encoding adenosylhomocysteinase codes for MATIPAQRYDIKDLKLADDGRRMIEWAAQEMPVLQQIRERFKREQPLKGQRLAACLHVTTETANLAITLKAGGADLVLCASNPLSTTDAAAAALVADHGISVFAIKGEDNETYYRHIASALEHRPTMTMDDGADLVAALHKDRTDLIGDVIGGTEETTTGVVRLRSMAEKKVLRYPIVAVNEAMTKHFFDNRYGTGQSTIDGIIRATNVLLAGKVFVVAGYGWCGRGLAMRARGMGAHVIVTEVEPVRALEAVMDGYRVMPMKDAAREGDLFVTVTGDINVVDEPHLKAMKSGAILANSGHFNDEINLSALDGMAESVRTIRSSLEEYRLRDGRKLFVLGEGRLVNLAAAEGHPAAVMDMSFANQALSAEYLVSHASELQPKVYPVPDDIDREIARLKLAAMHIAIDSLTAEQAQYLSGWESGTR; via the coding sequence ATGGCGACCATTCCCGCGCAGCGATACGACATCAAGGACCTGAAGCTGGCCGACGACGGCCGGCGGATGATCGAATGGGCCGCGCAGGAAATGCCCGTTCTGCAGCAGATCCGCGAACGCTTCAAGCGCGAACAGCCGCTCAAGGGTCAGCGGCTTGCCGCCTGTCTGCACGTGACGACCGAGACGGCGAACCTTGCCATCACGCTCAAGGCCGGCGGCGCCGACCTCGTCCTCTGCGCCTCGAACCCCCTCTCGACCACCGATGCGGCGGCAGCCGCGCTGGTCGCCGACCACGGCATCAGTGTCTTCGCGATCAAGGGCGAGGACAACGAGACCTATTACCGGCACATCGCCTCCGCCCTCGAGCACCGGCCGACGATGACGATGGACGACGGCGCCGACCTCGTCGCCGCGCTGCACAAGGATCGCACCGACTTGATCGGCGACGTCATCGGTGGCACCGAGGAGACGACCACCGGCGTGGTCCGGCTGCGCAGCATGGCCGAGAAGAAGGTGCTCCGCTATCCGATCGTGGCCGTCAACGAGGCCATGACCAAGCACTTCTTCGATAACCGCTATGGCACCGGCCAGAGCACGATCGACGGCATCATCCGCGCTACCAACGTGCTGCTCGCCGGCAAGGTCTTCGTCGTCGCCGGCTACGGCTGGTGCGGCCGTGGCCTGGCCATGCGGGCCCGCGGCATGGGGGCCCACGTGATCGTGACCGAGGTGGAACCCGTCCGGGCGCTGGAGGCGGTGATGGACGGCTACCGGGTGATGCCGATGAAGGACGCGGCCAGGGAGGGTGACCTCTTCGTGACCGTCACCGGCGACATCAACGTGGTCGACGAGCCGCATCTCAAGGCGATGAAGAGTGGTGCCATCCTGGCCAACTCGGGGCACTTCAACGACGAGATCAACCTGAGCGCGCTTGACGGGATGGCCGAGAGCGTTCGCACCATCCGCTCGTCCCTCGAGGAGTACCGGCTGCGCGACGGGCGCAAGCTCTTCGTGCTGGGCGAGGGTCGCCTGGTCAACCTGGCGGCGGCCGAAGGCCACCCGGCGGCGGTCATGGACATGAGCTTCGCCAACCAGGCGCTCAGCGCCGAGTATCTCGTCTCGCACGCGAGCGAATTGCAACCGAAGGTCTACCCCGTCCCCGACGACATCGATCGCGAGATCGCTCGGCTAAAATTGGCCGCGATGCACATCGCGATCGATTCGCTCACCGCCGAGCAGGCGCAGTACCTGAGCGGCTGGGAGTCGGGGACGCGATGA
- the metK gene encoding methionine adenosyltransferase, translating into MNRRNHLFTSESVTEGHPDKIADQISDAILDAIMAKDPLGRVACETAVTTGLAFVIGEITTDTYVEMRDIIRDTIEQAGYDHPGFGFDAETCGVIVSIQKQSPDIAQGVDTGGAGDQGMMFGFACDETPELMPMPIQLAHQLARQLARVRKDKTLPYLGPDGKTQVTIEYIDGRPMRIDTVVLSAQHTEDVELERIREDLQELVLEQVVPAKMLDRRSTIHVNPTGRFVLGGPRADAGVTGRKIIVDSYGGYARHGGGCFSGKDPSKVDRSGAYAARYVAKNIVAAGLASHCEIQVAYAIGVRKPVSVFVETFGTERVPVPKIEHLVQKHFDLSPLEIIRQLELRRPIYKQTAAYGHFGRSDVDLPWERTDKADLLASEAGVQRLQVVESQDG; encoded by the coding sequence ATGAATCGCCGCAACCATCTCTTTACCTCGGAGTCCGTCACCGAGGGCCACCCCGACAAGATCGCCGACCAGATCTCGGACGCCATCCTCGACGCCATCATGGCGAAGGACCCGTTGGGGCGGGTCGCCTGCGAGACCGCGGTCACCACCGGGCTGGCCTTTGTCATTGGTGAGATCACGACCGACACCTACGTCGAGATGCGGGACATCATCCGCGACACCATCGAGCAGGCCGGCTACGACCATCCGGGCTTCGGCTTCGACGCCGAAACCTGCGGCGTGATCGTCTCCATCCAGAAGCAGTCACCCGACATCGCCCAGGGCGTCGACACCGGCGGCGCCGGTGACCAGGGCATGATGTTCGGCTTCGCCTGTGACGAAACGCCGGAGCTGATGCCGATGCCGATTCAGCTCGCCCATCAACTGGCCCGGCAGCTGGCGCGCGTTCGCAAGGACAAGACGCTGCCCTACCTCGGGCCCGATGGCAAGACGCAGGTGACGATCGAGTACATCGACGGCCGCCCGATGCGCATCGATACCGTCGTGCTCTCCGCGCAGCACACCGAGGACGTCGAGCTGGAGCGGATCCGTGAGGACCTGCAGGAGCTGGTCCTCGAGCAGGTGGTCCCGGCGAAGATGCTTGACCGGCGCTCGACCATCCATGTCAACCCGACCGGGCGGTTCGTCCTTGGCGGACCCAGGGCCGATGCGGGTGTGACCGGACGCAAGATCATCGTCGACAGCTACGGCGGCTACGCCCGGCACGGCGGCGGCTGCTTCAGCGGGAAAGACCCCTCGAAGGTCGACCGCTCGGGTGCCTACGCCGCTCGCTACGTCGCCAAGAACATCGTGGCCGCCGGGCTGGCGAGCCATTGCGAGATCCAGGTCGCTTACGCCATTGGCGTGCGCAAGCCGGTGTCGGTTTTCGTCGAGACGTTCGGGACCGAGCGCGTCCCGGTCCCCAAAATCGAGCACCTGGTCCAGAAGCACTTCGACCTCAGCCCGCTCGAGATCATCCGGCAGCTGGAGCTGCGCCGCCCGATCTACAAGCAGACGGCGGCCTACGGCCACTTCGGCCGCTCCGACGTCGACCTTCCGTGGGAACGGACCGACAAGGCGGACCTGCTCGCCTCCGAGGCGGGTGTCCAACGGCTCCAGGTGGTGGAGTCGCAGGACGGCTAA
- a CDS encoding GDP-mannose 4,6-dehydratase, translated as MSNGSRWWSRRTAKTVLVTGVDGFAGSHLCELLMRRRHTVHGTIRQARPAPRAELPAQVRTHQVDLLDRDRVDTLVREIQPQWVFHLAALSSPAASWDDPAGTIATNASLEANLLAAVVKQKPMPRVVVVGSADEYGRPVGRVRRLDEATPLRPLTPYGVSKVTQDLLALQYHLSHGLPAIRLRPFNHAGPRQAPQFAIASFAQQIARIELGKQPPIMKVGNLEARRDFTDVRDIVRAYLLAAEKGKPGEVYNIGSGTAPRLRELVAKLLKMTRASITLEVDPARTQPVEAEVYVCDARRFERLTGWRPRIALDTMLRDTLDDWRRHERSAA; from the coding sequence GTGTCCAACGGCTCCAGGTGGTGGAGTCGCAGGACGGCTAAGACCGTCCTTGTCACGGGGGTCGACGGCTTCGCCGGAAGCCACCTCTGCGAGCTTTTGATGCGGCGACGCCACACCGTCCACGGCACGATCCGGCAAGCCCGACCGGCTCCGCGGGCGGAGCTGCCGGCCCAGGTCCGGACCCACCAGGTCGACCTGCTCGATCGCGATCGGGTCGACACCCTGGTTCGCGAGATTCAGCCGCAGTGGGTGTTTCACCTCGCCGCGCTGAGCAGCCCGGCTGCGTCCTGGGATGATCCGGCCGGGACGATCGCCACCAACGCCAGCCTCGAAGCCAATCTGCTGGCGGCGGTCGTCAAGCAGAAGCCGATGCCCCGTGTCGTGGTGGTCGGCTCCGCGGACGAGTACGGCCGGCCGGTCGGCCGCGTGCGCCGGCTCGACGAGGCCACACCGCTGCGGCCCCTGACACCGTACGGGGTGAGCAAGGTGACCCAGGACCTGCTGGCGCTGCAGTATCACCTGAGTCACGGCCTGCCCGCGATCCGGCTGCGACCCTTCAACCATGCCGGCCCGCGGCAGGCGCCGCAGTTCGCCATCGCCAGCTTCGCCCAGCAGATCGCGCGCATCGAGCTGGGCAAGCAGCCGCCGATCATGAAGGTCGGCAACCTCGAGGCGCGGCGCGACTTCACCGACGTGCGCGACATCGTGCGCGCCTACCTGCTGGCGGCGGAGAAGGGAAAGCCGGGCGAGGTCTACAACATCGGCTCGGGGACGGCACCACGGCTCCGCGAGCTCGTAGCCAAGCTCTTGAAAATGACGCGTGCCTCGATCACGCTTGAGGTGGATCCCGCGCGGACGCAGCCCGTCGAGGCGGAGGTGTATGTCTGCGACGCGCGTCGCTTCGAGCGGCTGACGGGCTGGCGCCCGCGAATCGCGCTGGACACGATGCTACGCGACACGCTCGACGACTGGCGGCGTCACGAGCGGAGCGCCGCCTGA
- a CDS encoding sugar phosphate nucleotidyltransferase has protein sequence MARHVVILAGGSGTRLWPRSREKSPKHLLTLQGEQSLLQSTVARVARLTDNVYVVTEQSQVKSIREQLPELTDQQFIVEPARRGTASALGLAAVAIAERDPQATMLSVHADHYLGHDEDAYLKTLDAEARWAEEKRSLVTVGLRPPYASTAFGYIQVGPALDGDQAPAVHRVKAFVEKPDLQTAQRYVAAGDYLWNLGLFSWPVDVLFSEMAKHAPELYAGLEQVRHARRAARPDDADRIYRALPTAAIDYAVLERTKNLLVVGATFEWHDLGSWADLHDILQQDEAGNFVEGDSVLIDSKNCMIHSPHKLVAAVGLEDMVVIETDDAILICPKARSQDVKLIVDRLKQMGKTEYL, from the coding sequence ATGGCGCGGCATGTCGTGATCCTGGCGGGCGGGAGCGGGACCCGGCTCTGGCCGCGTTCGCGCGAGAAGTCGCCCAAGCACCTGCTGACCCTGCAGGGTGAGCAGTCGTTGCTCCAGTCGACCGTGGCACGCGTCGCGCGCCTGACGGACAACGTTTACGTCGTGACCGAACAGTCGCAGGTGAAGAGCATCCGCGAACAACTCCCCGAGCTGACCGACCAGCAGTTCATCGTCGAGCCGGCGCGGCGCGGGACCGCCTCGGCGCTCGGCCTCGCCGCAGTCGCGATCGCGGAGCGCGATCCGCAGGCCACCATGCTCTCGGTCCACGCCGATCACTATCTCGGTCATGACGAGGATGCCTACTTGAAAACGCTCGACGCCGAGGCACGGTGGGCGGAGGAGAAGCGCTCGCTGGTGACGGTCGGTTTGCGTCCGCCCTATGCGTCGACCGCCTTCGGCTACATCCAGGTCGGTCCGGCGCTCGACGGCGACCAGGCGCCGGCGGTCCATCGCGTGAAAGCCTTCGTCGAGAAGCCGGACCTTCAAACCGCCCAACGGTACGTGGCCGCCGGGGACTATCTCTGGAACCTCGGCCTCTTCAGCTGGCCGGTCGACGTGCTCTTCAGCGAGATGGCGAAGCACGCTCCGGAACTGTACGCGGGGCTGGAGCAGGTGAGGCACGCCCGCCGGGCTGCGCGCCCGGATGACGCCGATCGCATCTACCGGGCGTTGCCCACCGCGGCGATCGATTACGCCGTACTGGAGCGCACCAAGAACCTGCTGGTCGTCGGCGCCACCTTCGAGTGGCACGACCTGGGATCCTGGGCCGACCTGCACGACATCCTGCAGCAGGACGAAGCGGGCAACTTCGTCGAGGGCGACTCGGTGCTGATCGACTCGAAGAACTGCATGATCCACTCCCCGCACAAGCTCGTCGCCGCGGTCGGCCTCGAGGATATGGTCGTGATCGAGACCGACGACGCGATTCTCATCTGTCCGAAAGCGCGCTCCCAGGATGTCAAGCTGATCGTCGATCGTCTCAAGCAGATGGGCAAGACCGAATACCTGTGA
- the gmd gene encoding GDP-mannose 4,6-dehydratase, which translates to MAVAKRALITGITGQDGSYLAELLLEKGYEVHGVVRRSSSMNRSRIDHLEHAHPSHLEGARFTLHYGDMTDSGGLNRTVMTVEPDEIYNLAAQSQVQISFDQPEYTGNTDGLGTTRLLEAIRATGRPTRFYQASTSEMFGSTPPPQNEQTPFHPRSPYGVAKVYAHWMTVNYREAYDMFACSGILFNHESPRRGENFVTRKVTRGVASIVAKRSTTIRLGNLESKRDWGHAKDYVQAMWLMLQQDKPDDYVIATGVQWTIRQLAELAFGLVGLDWQDHVEVDKAYFRPADVPDLRGDPSKARARLGWRPTITFPEMIREMLQVDLAAAGLKPEAHLRERSAKAS; encoded by the coding sequence GTGGCCGTGGCAAAGCGCGCGCTGATCACCGGCATCACCGGCCAGGACGGTTCCTACCTCGCCGAGCTCTTGCTGGAGAAGGGATACGAGGTGCACGGTGTGGTGCGTCGCTCCTCGAGCATGAACCGCAGCCGGATCGACCACCTCGAGCACGCGCACCCGTCGCACCTCGAGGGAGCGCGCTTCACCCTCCACTACGGCGACATGACGGACTCGGGTGGCCTGAACCGGACGGTGATGACGGTCGAACCCGACGAGATCTATAACCTGGCCGCCCAGAGCCAGGTGCAGATTTCGTTCGACCAGCCCGAGTACACGGGCAACACCGACGGACTCGGCACGACGCGGCTGCTCGAGGCGATCCGGGCCACCGGCCGCCCAACGCGCTTCTACCAGGCATCGACCTCCGAGATGTTCGGCTCGACGCCGCCGCCGCAGAACGAGCAGACCCCCTTTCATCCGCGCAGCCCCTATGGCGTGGCCAAGGTCTACGCGCACTGGATGACGGTCAATTACCGCGAGGCCTACGACATGTTCGCCTGCAGCGGCATCCTCTTCAATCACGAGTCGCCCCGGCGCGGCGAGAACTTCGTGACGCGCAAGGTGACCCGCGGCGTGGCGTCCATCGTCGCCAAGCGTTCCACGACGATCCGGCTCGGGAATCTCGAGTCCAAGCGCGACTGGGGCCACGCCAAAGACTATGTCCAGGCGATGTGGCTGATGCTGCAGCAGGACAAGCCCGATGACTACGTCATCGCCACTGGTGTGCAGTGGACCATTCGGCAACTGGCGGAGCTGGCCTTCGGGCTGGTCGGCCTCGACTGGCAGGACCATGTCGAGGTGGACAAGGCGTACTTCCGTCCGGCGGACGTCCCTGACCTGCGCGGCGACCCCAGCAAGGCCCGTGCCAGGCTGGGCTGGCGGCCGACCATCACCTTCCCGGAAATGATCCGGGAGATGCTCCAGGTCGACCTCGCCGCAGCCGGGCTCAAGCCCGAGGCGCACCTGCGAGAGCGGTCGGCGAAAGCCAGCTGA
- a CDS encoding phosphoglucomutase/phosphomannomutase family protein, with translation MGDGDPIAVAVDIKFGTDGWRGIIADDFTYESVRIATQGIAQYLISRPNPSAIVGYDTRFASDLFAREVAQVLAANGVKVFVVNAPAPTQVATYAILDKATSGGLVITASHNPYYFSGLKYKPEYAGSASPEVTARLEEEIEKVQRGGRVRQVRFDDAQREGKIEVFDPQPAYAAQINRLVDLGAIKAAGLKILHEPMYGASQGYVRALLSGGKTTVEEIHSERNPGFGGMHPEPIAQWMPEAMERMRKGGFDLCIANDGDADRVGIIDERGTFINQLQVMALLMMYLVEKRGLKGDVVRSLTSTSMVDKLGERFGVKVHELKVGFKYIGPKMAETNAMLGGEESGGFAFRGHIPERDGILSGITFADMIVKYGQPLSKIMAHLTELVGPDFYARHDLHLDRQEYAARRTELYGRLEKEPPTEIASARVARSRTDDGFKYYLEDGSWVLVRFSGTEPLIRVYSEASSKERVDQLLASLEEKLGLRQLV, from the coding sequence GTGGGGGATGGGGACCCGATAGCGGTGGCCGTCGACATCAAGTTCGGCACCGATGGGTGGCGTGGCATCATCGCCGACGACTTCACCTATGAATCGGTTCGAATCGCGACCCAGGGCATCGCGCAGTATCTCATCAGCCGGCCGAACCCCTCCGCCATCGTCGGCTACGACACGCGCTTCGCGTCGGACCTGTTCGCCCGCGAGGTGGCCCAGGTGCTGGCCGCCAACGGCGTCAAGGTCTTCGTCGTCAACGCCCCGGCGCCGACGCAGGTAGCCACCTACGCCATCCTCGACAAGGCGACGAGCGGCGGGCTCGTCATCACCGCCAGCCACAACCCTTACTACTTCAGCGGGCTGAAATACAAGCCCGAGTACGCCGGCTCGGCGTCGCCCGAGGTCACCGCCCGGCTCGAGGAGGAGATCGAGAAAGTCCAGCGCGGCGGGCGCGTCCGCCAGGTCCGCTTCGACGATGCCCAGCGCGAGGGAAAGATCGAGGTCTTCGACCCGCAACCGGCCTATGCCGCCCAGATCAATCGCCTCGTCGACCTGGGCGCGATCAAGGCGGCCGGCCTGAAGATCCTGCATGAGCCCATGTACGGGGCCAGCCAGGGCTACGTAAGGGCGCTGCTGTCCGGCGGGAAGACGACCGTCGAGGAGATCCACAGCGAACGCAACCCAGGCTTTGGGGGCATGCATCCCGAGCCGATCGCCCAGTGGATGCCTGAGGCCATGGAGCGGATGCGAAAGGGTGGCTTCGACCTCTGCATCGCCAACGACGGCGACGCGGACCGCGTGGGCATCATCGACGAGCGGGGGACCTTCATCAACCAGCTGCAGGTGATGGCACTGCTGATGATGTACCTGGTCGAGAAGCGAGGCTTGAAGGGCGACGTCGTTCGTTCCCTGACCTCGACGTCGATGGTCGACAAGCTCGGCGAGCGCTTCGGGGTCAAGGTTCACGAGCTCAAGGTCGGCTTCAAGTACATCGGTCCCAAGATGGCGGAGACCAACGCCATGCTGGGCGGCGAGGAAAGCGGTGGCTTCGCGTTCCGCGGCCATATCCCCGAGCGCGACGGCATTCTCTCGGGCATCACCTTCGCCGACATGATCGTCAAATACGGTCAGCCGCTGTCGAAGATCATGGCTCACCTGACCGAGCTGGTCGGGCCGGATTTCTACGCCCGCCATGACCTGCATCTCGACCGGCAGGAGTACGCGGCTCGCCGGACCGAGCTCTACGGCCGGCTGGAGAAGGAGCCGCCCACCGAGATCGCCAGCGCGCGGGTCGCGCGCTCGCGCACCGATGACGGCTTCAAGTACTACCTGGAGGACGGCAGCTGGGTGCTGGTCCGCTTTTCCGGGACCGAGCCCCTGATCCGCGTCTACAGCGAGGCGTCCTCGAAGGAGCGGGTCGATCAGCTGCTGGCGTCGCTGGAAGAGAAGCTCGGATTACGCCAACTTGTCTAG
- a CDS encoding cupin domain-containing protein, with protein sequence MSSDSPSRQVGGIVKKPWGWENRFAITEKYLGKVIHVNAGEMLSLQYHRQKDETVLVVKGVMDLQLEDDRGQLQTHRLTPGMSRRIVPGRRHRMIGVEDCEFFEVSTPEIDDVVRLEDKYGRQGTSTA encoded by the coding sequence TTGTCTAGTGATTCACCCTCCCGGCAGGTTGGGGGCATCGTAAAGAAGCCCTGGGGCTGGGAGAACCGCTTCGCGATCACCGAGAAATACCTTGGCAAGGTGATTCACGTCAACGCGGGAGAGATGCTCAGCCTGCAGTACCACCGCCAGAAGGACGAGACCGTGCTGGTGGTCAAAGGCGTGATGGACCTCCAGCTGGAGGACGACCGCGGCCAGCTGCAGACCCACCGGCTGACCCCCGGCATGTCGCGCCGAATTGTTCCAGGGCGTAGGCACCGGATGATCGGGGTTGAGGACTGCGAGTTCTTCGAGGTGTCGACGCCCGAGATCGATGACGTGGTCCGCCTGGAAGACAAATATGGACGGCAGGGAACCAGCACGGCCTAA
- a CDS encoding branched-chain amino acid ABC transporter substrate-binding protein, whose protein sequence is MRRYHLAVLMLGVLLLAGCTVGVGTPAHSMGVIKLGVDLPLSGDDAPDGLPAKNAIDLAIKQAGRVCGSTRHPDACFDLQAVTYDDVSQGIHDPAKGAKNVQLLVEDARVLAMVGPLYDSLAKSELPVANPVELAMVSPGATNECLTQEPADGHCQGLSARLRPRSPNNFFRVVTTQLVEGAAGADLAFKALGRKRAFVINDQTTFGSGIATEFVARFVRDGGTVVDPSDLGAFDASQPPSFGSRVQRAVDLGADVVYFAGAGIATAASLRREMAARMPQVPLIGSDRLASSQFAKSAGAAARGCYYTVVGPYAASLRSAQGFVRDYQKLYGPAPGTFSLPAFDATRLLIASIARAIDDAGGQLPTRDQVLKEVALTMDYQGAMGTMSFDARGDTNLRLVSAYQWLGANDPAGQFAAQPAIDG, encoded by the coding sequence ATGAGACGCTACCACCTCGCCGTCCTCATGTTGGGCGTGCTTCTTCTCGCCGGCTGCACGGTTGGGGTGGGCACGCCAGCGCACTCCATGGGCGTCATCAAGCTGGGGGTGGATCTGCCACTGAGCGGTGACGATGCGCCGGATGGGCTGCCGGCGAAGAACGCCATCGACCTCGCCATCAAGCAGGCCGGACGCGTCTGCGGCTCGACCCGCCACCCCGATGCCTGTTTCGACCTGCAAGCGGTCACCTACGACGACGTCAGTCAGGGCATCCACGATCCGGCGAAGGGTGCGAAGAACGTCCAGTTGCTGGTCGAGGACGCTCGGGTCCTGGCGATGGTCGGCCCGCTCTACGACAGCCTGGCCAAGAGTGAGCTGCCGGTCGCGAACCCGGTGGAGCTCGCCATGGTGAGCCCCGGCGCGACGAACGAGTGCCTTACCCAGGAGCCAGCGGACGGGCACTGCCAGGGACTGAGCGCGCGGCTTCGCCCGCGCAGCCCCAATAATTTCTTTCGCGTGGTGACGACCCAGCTGGTCGAGGGGGCGGCCGGTGCCGATCTGGCGTTCAAGGCGTTGGGAAGGAAGCGGGCCTTCGTCATCAACGATCAGACCACCTTCGGATCGGGGATCGCGACCGAGTTCGTCGCGCGCTTCGTTCGAGACGGCGGGACCGTCGTCGACCCATCGGATCTCGGCGCCTTCGATGCCAGCCAGCCGCCGTCGTTCGGATCGCGCGTCCAGCGGGCGGTCGACCTGGGAGCGGACGTCGTCTACTTCGCCGGCGCGGGCATCGCCACGGCGGCGTCGCTACGGCGCGAGATGGCGGCGCGGATGCCCCAGGTGCCGCTGATCGGGAGCGACCGCTTGGCGAGCAGCCAGTTCGCGAAGTCCGCCGGCGCCGCCGCGCGGGGGTGCTATTACACCGTGGTCGGTCCCTACGCCGCCAGCCTTCGGTCCGCACAGGGATTCGTCCGCGACTACCAGAAGCTCTATGGCCCCGCGCCGGGCACCTTTAGCCTGCCAGCCTTCGATGCCACCAGGCTCCTGATCGCGTCGATCGCGCGCGCGATCGACGATGCCGGCGGGCAGCTGCCCACCCGCGACCAGGTACTCAAGGAGGTCGCGCTCACCATGGACTACCAGGGCGCCATGGGAACGATGAGCTTCGATGCCCGCGGTGACACCAACCTCAGGTTGGTCTCGGCGTACCAGTGGCTGGGAGCGAATGATCCCGCCGGGCAGTTTGCCGCGCAGCCCGCGATCGACGGCTAG
- a CDS encoding ABC transporter ATP-binding protein yields the protein MALLEVDAVDTYYGRVQALHQVTLTIEEGEIVTLIGSNGAGKTTTLRTISGLNRPAHGQVRLRGQVISGLPPDRVVMLGVGQAPEGRRVFSRMSVRDNLFLGAYVRKDGPAIRSDQERIFHFFPRLKERRDQIAGTLSGGEQQMLAIGRALMSRPKVLLLDEPSLGLAPILVDTIFDVIREINKEGTTILLIEQNAARALQVANRGYVLETGRIVKEGTSQALLDSPDVQRAYLGI from the coding sequence GTGGCCCTCCTCGAAGTCGACGCCGTGGACACCTATTACGGCCGCGTGCAGGCACTCCACCAGGTCACGCTCACGATCGAGGAGGGCGAGATCGTCACCCTGATTGGGAGCAACGGCGCGGGGAAGACGACCACCCTTCGGACGATTTCCGGTCTCAACCGGCCGGCCCACGGCCAGGTCCGGCTGCGTGGCCAGGTGATCTCGGGGCTGCCCCCTGATCGCGTCGTGATGCTGGGGGTCGGTCAGGCTCCCGAGGGCCGGCGGGTTTTCAGCCGGATGAGCGTCCGCGACAATCTCTTTCTGGGCGCTTACGTACGCAAGGATGGCCCGGCGATTCGCAGCGACCAGGAGCGCATCTTCCACTTCTTCCCGCGCCTGAAGGAGCGGCGCGACCAGATCGCGGGAACGCTCTCCGGGGGCGAACAGCAGATGCTGGCGATTGGCCGGGCCCTCATGTCTCGCCCGAAAGTGCTTCTTCTCGACGAGCCGTCGCTGGGCCTCGCACCGATCCTCGTCGACACCATCTTCGACGTCATCCGGGAGATCAACAAGGAGGGCACCACTATCCTGTTGATCGAGCAGAACGCGGCGAGGGCGCTGCAGGTGGCGAACCGCGGCTACGTGCTCGAGACCGGGCGGATCGTCAAGGAAGGGACCTCACAGGCCCTGCTGGACAGTCCTGACGTGCAGCGGGCCTACCTGGGGATCTGA